A single genomic interval of Nonomuraea rubra harbors:
- a CDS encoding Nramp family divalent metal transporter produces the protein MAEFTPTVPARVLPAVAVRDLPEPPRSTWRVIGPGLVGAGVGLASGEFILWPYIASQVGLVFIWGAAIGIITQWFLNMEIERYTLATGETALTGFSRMWKHWGLVFVIMTLCSNLWPGWVTTSATMVTYLTGSGEGSVRWIAIGMLLLIAISLTMAPVIYILLERVIFVKIALVATLIVVAILFAINAESWLELGRGLTVGARFPVPPLEFAVLMGAIAYAGAGGGQNLCQSNWIRDKGFGMGLYVPRLVSPVTGHEEAVSSTGFQFAPTKENLARWKQWWRFANIEQAWTFAMVSFVTIALMSMLAHSTVFGRPGLENSIAFLEVEGQVLQSTVGTWFGLLFWVIGALALFASAMGIVDYTSRLASDTIKTVYMRDRSVSVNRVYFYTVWAMALIGTVILLAGLDQPLILLVFSACFAAVMMFVYSILLIILNRRALPEAIKVRSYRLGALVWSVAFFGTLTVIVVIQQAQRLLGG, from the coding sequence ATGGCGGAATTCACCCCCACCGTTCCTGCGCGCGTCCTACCCGCCGTCGCCGTGCGCGACCTTCCCGAGCCGCCCAGATCGACCTGGCGGGTCATCGGCCCTGGCCTGGTCGGGGCCGGTGTCGGGCTGGCGTCGGGCGAGTTCATCCTCTGGCCGTACATCGCCTCGCAAGTCGGCCTGGTGTTCATCTGGGGAGCCGCGATCGGCATCATCACCCAGTGGTTCCTGAACATGGAGATCGAGCGTTACACCCTGGCCACCGGCGAGACCGCGCTGACCGGTTTCAGCCGCATGTGGAAACACTGGGGCCTGGTCTTCGTGATCATGACGCTCTGCTCGAACCTCTGGCCGGGCTGGGTGACCACGTCCGCGACCATGGTCACGTACCTGACGGGCTCGGGCGAGGGCTCCGTGCGGTGGATCGCGATCGGCATGCTGCTGCTGATCGCGATCAGCCTGACCATGGCACCGGTGATCTACATCCTGCTCGAACGGGTCATCTTCGTGAAGATCGCGCTCGTGGCGACGCTGATCGTGGTGGCGATCCTGTTCGCGATCAACGCGGAGAGCTGGCTGGAGCTGGGCAGGGGCCTGACGGTCGGGGCCAGGTTCCCGGTGCCGCCGCTGGAGTTCGCGGTGCTGATGGGCGCCATCGCGTACGCCGGCGCGGGCGGCGGCCAGAACCTGTGCCAGAGCAACTGGATCCGCGACAAGGGCTTCGGCATGGGCCTGTACGTCCCGCGCCTGGTCAGCCCCGTCACCGGTCACGAGGAGGCGGTCTCCTCGACCGGGTTCCAGTTCGCGCCGACGAAGGAGAACCTGGCGCGGTGGAAGCAGTGGTGGCGCTTCGCCAACATCGAGCAGGCGTGGACGTTCGCCATGGTGTCGTTCGTGACGATCGCGCTCATGTCGATGCTGGCCCACTCGACGGTGTTCGGCCGGCCGGGGCTGGAGAACAGCATCGCCTTCCTGGAGGTCGAGGGGCAGGTGCTGCAGAGCACGGTCGGCACGTGGTTCGGCCTGCTGTTCTGGGTGATCGGGGCGCTGGCCCTGTTCGCCTCGGCCATGGGCATCGTCGACTACACCTCGCGGCTGGCCTCCGACACCATCAAGACGGTCTACATGCGTGACAGGTCCGTCTCGGTGAACCGGGTCTACTTCTACACGGTGTGGGCGATGGCGCTGATCGGCACCGTCATCCTGCTGGCGGGCCTGGACCAGCCGCTGATCCTGCTGGTGTTCTCGGCGTGCTTCGCGGCCGTGATGATGTTCGTGTACTCGATCCTGCTGATCATTCTCAACCGGCGGGCGCTGCCGGAGGCCATCAAGGTGCGGTCGTACCGGCTGGGGGCGCTGGTGTGGTCGGTGGCGTTCTTCGGCACGCTGACCGTGATCGTGGTCATCCAGCAGGCCCAGCGGCTCTTGGGAGGTTGA
- a CDS encoding GNAT family N-acetyltransferase encodes MEHEEAAARAGVVIRELREIGEFEQVYRLFDEIWHPEPANVPVTVELMAGFAHTGNYVAGAFAGDALVGASVGFLASGEALHSHVTGAVVGKGVGYALKLHQRDWCRERGLARITWTFDPLVRRNAHFNLVKLGARPEAYLTEFYGAMADAINEGDASDRLLAVWRVTGKQAEEKADLGEAYPLVREADDGGPVTAEANDRGPVTAEARERGPLSGEAGGRGPLTGDAGGRRVLLVGTPRDVERLRREDAGKAMAWRMAVREALGGAMTAGARVAGFTERGEYVVVIN; translated from the coding sequence ATGGAGCACGAGGAGGCGGCGGCCAGGGCCGGCGTGGTGATCAGGGAGTTGCGGGAGATCGGCGAGTTCGAGCAGGTCTACCGGCTCTTCGACGAGATCTGGCATCCGGAGCCGGCGAACGTGCCGGTGACCGTGGAGCTGATGGCCGGGTTCGCGCACACGGGCAACTACGTCGCCGGGGCGTTCGCGGGGGACGCATTGGTGGGGGCGTCCGTGGGGTTCCTGGCGTCGGGCGAGGCGCTGCACTCGCATGTCACCGGCGCCGTCGTCGGCAAGGGGGTCGGGTACGCGCTGAAGCTGCACCAGCGCGACTGGTGCCGCGAGCGGGGGCTGGCTCGGATCACGTGGACGTTCGACCCGCTCGTACGGCGTAACGCCCACTTCAACCTGGTCAAGCTGGGCGCGCGACCGGAGGCGTACCTGACGGAGTTCTACGGGGCGATGGCGGACGCGATCAACGAGGGCGACGCCTCGGACCGGCTGCTCGCGGTGTGGCGCGTCACCGGAAAGCAGGCAGAGGAGAAGGCGGACCTGGGCGAGGCGTACCCGCTGGTCCGGGAGGCCGATGACGGCGGCCCCGTGACAGCGGAGGCGAACGACCGCGGCCCCGTAACAGCGGAGGCACGCGAACGCGGGCCTCTGAGCGGGGAGGCGGGCGGCCGCGGGCCTCTGACCGGGGACGCTGGCGGGCGTCGGGTGCTGCTCGTGGGGACGCCGCGCGATGTCGAGCGGTTGCGGCGGGAGGACGCCGGGAAGGCGATGGCGTGGCGGATGGCCGTGCGGGAGGCGCTCGGCGGGGCCATGACCGCTGGGGCGCGTGTGGCGGGATTCACGGAAAGAGGCGAATACGTAGTGGTAATTAACTAG
- a CDS encoding SSI family serine proteinase inhibitor, with product MSFVLTAARRLAALGLCAAATLAGPFATLPAHAAAGADLYITVTPRDGGAYSMHLTCDPDGGLHPYPGAACDALRSVDGYLRDLEVDPGPCPMIWDPVEVEAQGHWYGRPESYYEEFPNRCVLERELGPVAG from the coding sequence ATGTCGTTCGTGCTGACCGCCGCCCGCCGGCTGGCCGCGCTCGGACTGTGCGCCGCCGCGACCCTCGCAGGCCCGTTCGCGACGCTCCCCGCCCACGCCGCCGCCGGAGCGGACCTCTACATCACCGTCACCCCCCGCGATGGCGGCGCGTACTCGATGCACCTCACCTGCGACCCGGACGGGGGGCTGCACCCGTACCCAGGGGCGGCCTGCGACGCGCTCCGCTCGGTGGACGGGTACCTGCGCGACCTGGAGGTCGACCCGGGTCCGTGCCCGATGATCTGGGATCCGGTGGAGGTGGAGGCGCAGGGGCACTGGTACGGACGGCCGGAGTCGTACTACGAGGAGTTCCCGAACCGGTGCGTACTGGAACGAGAGCTGGGCCCGGTCGCCGGATGA
- a CDS encoding DinB family protein: MTVNTPSTNSTSDVTGERADLLAALAQSRHFLRFTTRDLTDEQAGLRTTASELCLGGLIKHVAQVERGWVDFILEGPSAMKDFTEMTEADVAEFTDGFRLLPGETLAGVLAEYEEVARRTDEVIATLPDLDVSHPLPAAPWFQPGERRSARRVVMQLIAETSQHAGHADIIRESLDGAKSMG; encoded by the coding sequence ATGACCGTCAACACGCCGAGCACGAACAGCACCAGCGACGTGACCGGAGAGCGCGCCGACCTGCTGGCGGCGCTGGCGCAGAGCCGGCACTTCCTGCGCTTCACCACCCGCGACCTCACCGACGAGCAGGCCGGGCTGCGGACGACCGCCAGCGAGCTGTGCCTGGGCGGTCTGATCAAGCACGTGGCGCAGGTCGAGCGGGGCTGGGTGGACTTCATCCTGGAAGGGCCGTCGGCCATGAAGGACTTCACCGAGATGACCGAGGCCGACGTGGCCGAGTTCACGGACGGGTTCCGGCTGCTGCCCGGTGAGACGCTGGCCGGGGTGCTGGCCGAGTACGAGGAGGTGGCGCGCAGGACCGATGAGGTGATCGCCACCCTGCCCGACCTGGACGTCTCCCACCCGCTGCCGGCCGCGCCGTGGTTCCAGCCCGGCGAGCGCCGGTCGGCCCGGCGGGTGGTGATGCAGCTCATCGCCGAGACGTCCCAGCACGCCGGGCACGCCGACATCATCCGCGAGTCGCTGGACGGCGCGAAGAGCATGGGCTGA
- a CDS encoding helix-turn-helix transcriptional regulator, translating to MANTSTRTLRLLSLLQTHRYWPGAELAERLGVSARTLRRDVDRLRELGYPVQAQRGVDGGYQLAAGAALPPLVIDDEEAVALAVGLQAAAQNPVEGIAESSVRVLAKVVQVMPVRLRRRIDALRAMTVTAGWADQARAGVDPGVLTTLALACRDNERLRFSYTAADGRRTARHTEPHRLVSLGRRWYLVAYDLERHDWRSFRADRLSAPHGTGARFRPRPLPTADAAEFVRTGLDALPRPYRVEALVQAPAGAVRERIGRWSTVEEIDAGQCRVRMTVDSLEWPIMALGVLDAEFHVLNPPELRDQLRTWGARFTRAVPPEDGPSGR from the coding sequence ATGGCGAACACCAGCACCCGGACGCTACGGCTGCTGTCCCTGCTCCAGACCCACCGCTACTGGCCGGGCGCCGAGCTGGCCGAACGGCTCGGCGTCTCCGCCCGCACCCTGCGCAGGGACGTCGACCGGCTGCGCGAGCTGGGCTACCCCGTGCAGGCCCAGCGCGGCGTGGACGGCGGCTACCAGCTCGCCGCGGGCGCCGCGCTGCCGCCGCTGGTGATCGACGACGAGGAGGCGGTCGCCCTGGCCGTGGGCCTGCAGGCCGCCGCGCAGAACCCGGTGGAGGGCATCGCCGAGTCCTCGGTCCGGGTGCTGGCCAAGGTGGTGCAGGTGATGCCGGTCCGGCTCCGGCGCCGGATCGACGCGCTGCGCGCGATGACCGTCACCGCCGGCTGGGCGGACCAGGCCAGGGCGGGCGTCGACCCGGGCGTCCTCACCACGCTCGCGCTGGCCTGCCGCGACAACGAACGGCTCCGCTTCTCCTACACCGCCGCCGACGGCCGGCGCACCGCACGGCACACCGAGCCGCACCGGCTGGTCTCACTCGGCCGCCGCTGGTACCTGGTCGCCTACGACCTGGAACGGCACGACTGGCGCAGCTTCCGTGCCGACCGGCTGTCCGCACCCCACGGCACCGGCGCCCGCTTCCGCCCCCGCCCGCTCCCCACCGCCGACGCCGCCGAGTTCGTCCGCACCGGCCTGGACGCCCTGCCCCGCCCCTACCGGGTGGAGGCCCTGGTACAGGCCCCAGCCGGGGCGGTACGGGAACGGATCGGCAGGTGGAGCACCGTCGAGGAGATCGACGCGGGACAGTGCCGGGTACGGATGACCGTCGACTCCCTGGAGTGGCCCATCATGGCCTTGGGCGTACTCGACGCCGAGTTCCACGTCCTCAACCCACCCGAACTACGCGACCAACTCCGCACCTGGGGAGCCCGCTTCACCCGAGCGGTCCCACCAGAGGACGGCCCGAGTGGCCGGTGA
- a CDS encoding M20 family metallopeptidase, with product MSATDNISHQAARMVEDLEELVLCESFSSDLEAVARSAKVVAAMGARHLGTAPEFLEIDGVTHLRWSFGTPRVLLLGHHDTVWPIGTLATHPWSVVDGVARGPGVFDMKAGLVQTFHALAGLDSLDGVTLLITGDEEIGSLTSSALIQETARGLAAAFVMEASADGGALKTARKGTSNYTVNVHGKAAHAGLEPEKGANAGIELAHQILSVAAMGAGATTVTPTVLSGGTSFNTVPAAASVGVDVRVAEVAEQARVDAAMHALRPAVPGTRLEILGGPNRPPLEASMSAALFTLAQELAAGLGLGPLASASVGGASDGNFTAGVGCPTLDGLGAVGGGAHADHEHAIVAEMPGRTALLGALIEAVR from the coding sequence ATGAGCGCGACCGACAACATCTCCCACCAGGCCGCCCGCATGGTCGAAGACCTGGAGGAGCTGGTCCTGTGCGAGTCCTTCTCCAGCGACCTGGAAGCCGTGGCCCGCAGTGCGAAGGTGGTGGCCGCGATGGGCGCCCGCCATCTCGGCACGGCGCCGGAGTTCCTGGAGATCGACGGCGTCACGCACCTGCGCTGGTCGTTCGGCACGCCCAGGGTCCTGCTGCTCGGCCACCACGACACCGTCTGGCCGATCGGCACCCTCGCCACCCACCCGTGGTCCGTGGTGGACGGAGTGGCGCGGGGGCCGGGGGTGTTCGACATGAAGGCGGGGCTGGTGCAGACGTTCCACGCGCTGGCGGGGCTCGACTCGCTCGACGGCGTCACGCTGCTGATCACCGGCGACGAGGAGATCGGATCGCTCACCTCCTCCGCCCTGATCCAGGAGACCGCCCGCGGGCTGGCCGCCGCCTTCGTCATGGAGGCCAGCGCCGACGGCGGGGCGCTGAAGACCGCCCGCAAGGGCACCTCCAACTACACCGTCAACGTGCACGGCAAGGCCGCGCACGCCGGGCTCGAGCCGGAGAAGGGCGCCAACGCGGGCATCGAGCTCGCCCACCAGATCCTGTCCGTCGCCGCCATGGGCGCGGGGGCCACCACGGTCACGCCGACGGTGCTGTCGGGCGGCACCTCCTTCAACACGGTGCCGGCCGCCGCCTCGGTGGGCGTGGACGTGCGGGTGGCGGAGGTGGCGGAACAGGCCCGGGTGGACGCGGCCATGCACGCGCTGCGGCCCGCGGTGCCGGGCACCCGCCTGGAGATCCTCGGCGGCCCCAACCGCCCGCCCCTGGAAGCCTCCATGTCGGCCGCCCTCTTCACCCTGGCCCAGGAGCTCGCGGCGGGGCTGGGCCTGGGACCGCTGGCTTCGGCCTCGGTAGGCGGCGCCTCCGACGGCAACTTCACGGCCGGAGTGGGCTGCCCGACCCTCGACGGGCTGGGCGCCGTGGGCGGCGGGGCCCACGCGGATCACGAACACGCCATCGTCGCCGAGATGCCGGGCCGCACGGCCCTGCTGGGAGCACTCATCGAGGCGGTCCGGTAA
- a CDS encoding dipeptidase yields the protein MTLPLHQRAVVADTHNDLLMAVSARPPHQWASFFRERWLPQLLDGGVDLQVLPVFIDDQYLPEGALRQTLRMIECAHVLAEGNPDHVRLCLDASDIDRTLDDGKIALVLAMESMPGLDASVELIPTMHRLGVRVASIAHFGRTPLADGSGEDATGSGLTSAGVAAVQEMERLGIVFDVSHLGASGVAHVLELATRPVIATHSSARALRDHHRNLTDDQLRAVAATGGVICVNFFAPFLAEREEDMTLDRLLDHIEHIVSVAGIDHVGLGPDFIREVMDDLTPPCCEDLHTRGVDPKQAVPGLEGPRGLPMVTEGLLARGLPEKDVMQIIGGNVHRLFGELLS from the coding sequence ATGACGCTTCCCCTGCACCAGCGCGCTGTCGTGGCCGACACTCACAACGACCTGCTGATGGCGGTCTCCGCCAGGCCGCCGCACCAGTGGGCCTCGTTCTTCCGGGAGAGATGGCTGCCCCAGCTCCTCGACGGCGGGGTCGATCTGCAGGTGCTGCCCGTCTTCATCGACGACCAGTATCTCCCCGAGGGCGCGCTGCGGCAGACCCTGCGCATGATCGAGTGCGCTCACGTGCTGGCGGAGGGCAACCCCGACCACGTACGCCTCTGCCTCGACGCCTCCGACATCGACCGGACGCTCGACGACGGCAAGATCGCCCTCGTGCTCGCGATGGAGAGCATGCCCGGCCTCGACGCCAGCGTCGAGCTGATCCCGACCATGCACCGGCTGGGCGTCCGGGTGGCGTCCATCGCGCACTTCGGCCGCACGCCGCTGGCAGACGGCAGCGGCGAGGACGCGACGGGCAGCGGCCTGACCTCCGCCGGCGTCGCGGCCGTGCAGGAGATGGAGCGCCTTGGCATCGTCTTCGACGTCTCCCACCTCGGCGCCTCGGGGGTCGCCCACGTCCTGGAGCTGGCCACCAGACCGGTCATCGCCACCCACTCCTCCGCCCGCGCCCTCCGCGACCACCACCGCAACCTCACCGACGACCAGCTCAGGGCCGTCGCCGCCACCGGTGGCGTCATCTGCGTCAACTTCTTCGCCCCGTTCCTCGCCGAGCGCGAGGAGGACATGACGCTCGACCGCCTGCTCGACCACATCGAGCACATCGTGTCGGTCGCCGGCATCGACCACGTGGGCCTCGGCCCCGACTTCATCCGCGAGGTGATGGACGACCTCACGCCGCCCTGCTGCGAGGACCTGCACACCAGAGGGGTTGACCCGAAGCAGGCGGTCCCGGGCCTGGAGGGGCCGCGCGGGCTGCCCATGGTCACGGAGGGCCTGCTCGCGCGCGGGCTGCCGGAGAAGGACGTCATGCAGATCATCGGCGGCAACGTGCACCGCCTCTTCGGCGAGCTCCTCTCGTGA
- a CDS encoding flavin-containing monooxygenase produces the protein MAPSVAIVGAGFGGLCMAIQLERAGIRSYTVFEKAGDVGGTWRDNSYPGAGCDIPSHLYSYSFEKYASWTRRYPEQPEILEYLEHCADKYHVREKIRFGTEVRRAVFDGAKWQVTTPGGTEAFDVLVMGVGQLNRPRLPDIPGMAEFEGVSFHSARWNHEHDLTGRRVAVIGNGSSAAQLIPRVAERAEHLYVFQRTPNWVIPKPDATFGPVTRLAFHFVPGLQRAYREWIYRYAEGTLYPALSQGWSAGLLKQRALRHLRDQVPDPGLRARLTPDYPPGCKRVVIDSSFYPALTRPDVSLVTDKIVRVTPKGIETTEGPYEVDTIVYATGFKSTEFLVPMEVVGREGRALAERWAGGAEAYLGISVPGFPNMFMLYGPNTNLGHNSIVFMIECQVGHVMNCLPYLGGSGPIEVRDEVMAAWRRQLDAAMGRMVWGAGCQSWYKTASGRVTNNWPGTTTLYRRLTARPPRPAYRTAGPT, from the coding sequence ATGGCACCAAGCGTCGCGATCGTCGGAGCGGGTTTCGGCGGGCTGTGCATGGCGATCCAGCTCGAACGGGCGGGGATTCGCTCGTACACGGTCTTCGAGAAGGCCGGGGATGTCGGCGGCACCTGGCGCGACAACAGCTATCCAGGGGCGGGGTGCGACATTCCCTCGCATCTGTACTCGTACTCCTTCGAGAAGTATGCGAGCTGGACCCGCCGCTACCCCGAGCAGCCCGAAATTCTCGAATATCTCGAACATTGCGCCGATAAATACCACGTCAGGGAGAAGATCCGCTTCGGTACGGAGGTGCGGCGGGCCGTTTTCGACGGCGCGAAATGGCAGGTCACCACGCCTGGCGGCACGGAGGCGTTCGACGTGCTCGTCATGGGGGTGGGGCAGCTCAACCGGCCCCGACTGCCGGACATTCCCGGCATGGCCGAGTTCGAAGGGGTCTCGTTCCATTCCGCCCGCTGGAACCACGAGCACGACCTGACCGGCCGGCGCGTCGCCGTGATCGGGAACGGATCGTCCGCGGCCCAGCTCATCCCCCGCGTCGCGGAGCGCGCCGAGCACCTGTACGTCTTCCAGCGCACACCCAACTGGGTGATCCCGAAGCCCGACGCCACGTTCGGCCCCGTGACGCGGCTCGCCTTCCACTTCGTCCCCGGGCTCCAGCGGGCCTACCGCGAGTGGATCTACCGGTACGCGGAAGGCACCCTCTACCCCGCGCTCTCCCAGGGGTGGAGCGCCGGGCTGCTCAAGCAGCGGGCGCTGCGGCACCTGCGCGACCAGGTGCCCGACCCCGGCCTGCGGGCCAGGCTGACGCCCGACTACCCGCCCGGGTGCAAGCGGGTGGTCATCGACAGCAGCTTCTATCCGGCGCTGACCAGGCCGGACGTGTCGCTCGTCACCGACAAGATCGTACGGGTCACGCCGAAGGGCATCGAGACCACCGAGGGGCCGTACGAGGTGGACACGATCGTGTACGCCACCGGCTTCAAGAGCACCGAGTTCCTCGTTCCGATGGAGGTGGTGGGGCGCGAGGGGCGGGCGCTGGCGGAGCGGTGGGCGGGCGGGGCCGAGGCTTATCTGGGGATCTCGGTGCCCGGGTTCCCGAACATGTTCATGCTGTACGGGCCGAACACCAACCTTGGGCACAACTCGATCGTGTTCATGATCGAGTGCCAGGTGGGGCATGTGATGAACTGCCTGCCGTACTTGGGCGGGAGCGGGCCCATCGAGGTGCGGGACGAGGTGATGGCGGCGTGGCGCAGGCAGCTCGACGCGGCCATGGGGCGGATGGTGTGGGGGGCGGGGTGTCAGAGCTGGTACAAGACCGCGTCGGGGCGGGTCACGAACAACTGGCCTGGGACGACGACGCTGTACCGCAGGCTCACGGCCCGGCCGCCGCGACCGGCTTACCGGACGGCCGGGCCCACGTAG
- a CDS encoding Nif3-like dinuclear metal center hexameric protein has product MTLTDVIEVLEAAYPPARAESWDAVGLVSGDPAQQVRRVLFAVDPVAAVAEEALDWGADLIVTHHPLYLRGTTSVATTTPKGRLVHTLIKNDIALYTAHTNADVANPGVSDALARAVGLAGDLVPLQPFPDDPWRGLGRIGELPEKTTLGEFARQAAEGLPRTSWGIRVAGDLSRPVLRVAVSGGAGDSLLGTAAAAGVDVFLTADLRHHPASEFVESGGPALIDAAHWATEWPWLDSAASILRESGVTVETRVSATVTDAWTRGY; this is encoded by the coding sequence GTGACGTTGACTGACGTGATCGAGGTGCTCGAGGCGGCCTACCCGCCCGCCCGGGCCGAGTCGTGGGACGCGGTGGGGCTGGTGAGCGGCGACCCGGCCCAGCAGGTGCGCCGGGTGCTGTTCGCGGTCGACCCCGTCGCCGCCGTGGCCGAGGAGGCGCTCGACTGGGGCGCCGACCTGATCGTCACCCACCACCCCCTCTACCTGCGCGGCACCACCTCCGTGGCCACGACCACGCCCAAGGGCAGGCTCGTCCACACCCTGATCAAGAACGACATCGCCCTCTACACCGCCCACACCAACGCCGACGTCGCGAACCCGGGCGTTTCCGACGCCCTGGCCAGGGCCGTCGGGCTGGCCGGCGACCTGGTGCCGCTGCAGCCGTTCCCCGACGACCCGTGGCGCGGGCTGGGCCGCATCGGGGAGCTGCCGGAGAAGACGACGCTGGGGGAGTTCGCGCGGCAGGCGGCCGAAGGGCTGCCGCGCACGTCGTGGGGGATCCGCGTGGCGGGCGACCTGTCCCGCCCGGTCCTGCGCGTGGCCGTCAGCGGCGGCGCGGGCGACTCGCTCCTCGGTACGGCCGCCGCCGCGGGCGTCGACGTGTTCCTCACAGCGGACCTGCGGCATCATCCTGCCAGCGAGTTCGTGGAGTCGGGCGGGCCCGCGCTGATCGACGCCGCGCACTGGGCCACCGAGTGGCCGTGGCTCGACAGCGCGGCGTCCATCCTGCGCGAGAGTGGCGTTACCGTTGAAACACGTGTCTCCGCCACGGTCACCGATGCTTGGACAAGAGGATATTGA
- a CDS encoding zinc ribbon domain-containing protein, whose protein sequence is MKAAPEAQKRLLDLAELDSVIDRLAHRRRTLPELAEIDERSKSFARLATQVIEAETEAGDLAREQTKAENDVDAVRTRADRDQKRLDSGAVTSPRDLASLQSEIASLHRRQGDLEEVVLEIMERREAADTKVTDLAAKRDEERATLSAAEDRRDAALNEIEKEAAEVQGRRAGVVGDIPADLLKLYEKLREQYGVGAAMLHGGRCQGCKVALSIAEMNRIKAAPHDEVLRCEECRRILVRTAESGL, encoded by the coding sequence ATGAAAGCAGCCCCTGAAGCACAGAAGCGACTGCTCGACCTGGCAGAGCTCGACTCCGTGATTGACCGGCTGGCGCACCGCCGCCGCACCCTGCCCGAGCTGGCCGAGATCGACGAGCGCTCCAAGTCGTTCGCCAGGCTCGCCACCCAGGTGATCGAGGCCGAGACCGAGGCCGGCGACCTCGCCCGCGAGCAGACCAAGGCCGAGAACGACGTCGACGCCGTGCGCACCCGCGCCGACCGCGACCAGAAGCGGCTCGACTCCGGAGCCGTGACCTCGCCGCGCGACCTGGCGAGCCTGCAGTCCGAGATCGCCTCGCTGCACAGGCGGCAGGGCGACCTGGAGGAGGTCGTGCTGGAGATCATGGAGCGCAGGGAGGCCGCCGACACCAAGGTCACCGACCTGGCGGCCAAGCGCGACGAGGAGCGCGCCACGCTCTCCGCGGCGGAGGACCGCCGCGACGCCGCGCTGAACGAGATCGAGAAGGAGGCGGCCGAGGTGCAGGGCCGCCGCGCGGGCGTCGTCGGCGACATCCCCGCCGACCTGCTCAAGCTCTACGAGAAGCTCAGGGAGCAGTACGGCGTGGGCGCCGCCATGCTGCACGGTGGCCGGTGCCAGGGCTGCAAGGTGGCCCTGTCCATCGCCGAGATGAACCGCATCAAGGCCGCCCCCCACGACGAGGTGCTCCGGTGCGAGGAGTGCCGCCGCATCCTCGTACGCACCGCAGAGTCCGGCCTGTGA
- a CDS encoding bifunctional RNase H/acid phosphatase produces MTSPVTSYVIEADGGSRGNPGPAGYGAVVKDASDGQVLAEAAEAIGVATNNVAEYRGLIAGLRAVLDLGGDGARVAVRMDSKLVVEQMAGRWKIKNEGLRPLAAEAGTLVRRLRVTEWTWIPRERNSHADRLANEAMDAAAKGLTWKAGGTTGGDTPAPGTPAPGAAASGAAAPAAGSGARASGTGAARPAPTSGRQTDLLDAGDISELSAPTASVATAQARSTGTAKGTGWAPPTRVATSLLLLRHGETELSLERRFSGLGDAELTANGLAQASAAAARLSRDPYRLDVVVTSPLKRARQTAQAVADQAGVEVEVLEELREADFGDWEGHTFTEVQRRWPAELTAWLADPDMAPPGGESFAETARRVEAARERLVERYEGRTVLAVSHVTPIKLLLRDALLAPLQALYRMHLDLACLSLIEYYADGPAVVKSFNDTSHLR; encoded by the coding sequence GTGACCTCGCCTGTGACCTCGTACGTCATCGAGGCCGACGGCGGCTCGCGCGGCAACCCGGGTCCGGCCGGGTACGGCGCGGTCGTCAAGGACGCCTCCGACGGCCAGGTGCTGGCGGAGGCGGCCGAGGCGATCGGCGTGGCGACCAACAACGTCGCCGAGTACCGCGGCCTGATCGCCGGCCTGCGGGCCGTGCTCGACCTGGGCGGCGACGGGGCACGGGTGGCCGTGCGGATGGACTCGAAGCTGGTCGTCGAGCAGATGGCGGGCCGCTGGAAGATCAAGAACGAGGGCCTGCGCCCGCTGGCGGCCGAGGCCGGCACCCTGGTCAGGCGGCTGCGAGTGACGGAGTGGACCTGGATCCCCCGCGAACGCAACTCCCACGCCGACCGCCTCGCCAACGAGGCCATGGACGCCGCCGCCAAGGGCCTGACCTGGAAGGCGGGCGGCACGACCGGCGGCGACACCCCGGCCCCCGGTACGCCCGCTCCCGGCGCTGCTGCTTCCGGCGCTGCCGCTCCCGCTGCCGGTTCCGGCGCGCGGGCCTCAGGGACCGGAGCCGCACGCCCCGCGCCGACCTCAGGCCGCCAGACGGACCTCCTCGACGCGGGCGACATCTCCGAACTGTCCGCCCCCACCGCCTCCGTGGCCACCGCCCAGGCCAGGTCCACGGGCACGGCCAAGGGCACCGGCTGGGCCCCGCCCACCCGCGTCGCCACCTCCCTGCTCCTCCTCAGGCACGGCGAGACCGAGCTGTCGCTCGAACGCAGGTTCTCCGGCCTGGGAGATGCCGAGCTCACCGCGAACGGCCTGGCCCAGGCCTCGGCGGCGGCCGCACGGCTGTCGCGCGACCCGTACCGGCTGGACGTGGTCGTCACCTCCCCGCTCAAGCGGGCCAGGCAGACCGCGCAGGCGGTCGCCGACCAGGCGGGCGTCGAGGTCGAGGTGCTCGAAGAGCTCAGGGAGGCGGATTTCGGCGACTGGGAGGGGCACACGTTCACGGAGGTCCAGCGCCGCTGGCCCGCCGAGCTGACCGCCTGGCTGGCGGACCCCGACATGGCCCCGCCGGGCGGCGAGAGCTTCGCCGAGACCGCCCGCCGCGTGGAGGCGGCCAGGGAGCGGCTGGTGGAGCGGTACGAGGGCAGGACGGTCCTGGCCGTCTCGCACGTCACGCCGATCAAGCTGCTCCTCAGAGACGCCCTGCTGGCGCCGCTGCAGGCCCTGTACCGCATGCATCTCGACCTGGCGTGCCTGTCGCTGATCGAGTACTACGCCGACGGCCCGGCCGTCGTGAAGTCGTTCAACGACACCTCGCACCTGCGCTGA